In the Leptospiraceae bacterium genome, one interval contains:
- a CDS encoding methyl-accepting chemotaxis protein produces MQKQTRWKYYIDKEFQNHFIFGFSGILIINALLTIGIVWLVKSNPYSLLPEGASVLVQVDAEKAVGLSKQPDGKYAIDDAGTPFFPLKSGADGRPLHQYNAFDIYLTPVILISLLNILVIIAYSLFFSHRMAGPVHRIKMSLEDYVAGKQVGYIKLRKNDHFSELADLLNKALKLEEKKKNG; encoded by the coding sequence ATGCAGAAGCAGACCAGATGGAAATATTATATTGACAAAGAATTCCAGAATCATTTTATTTTTGGTTTTTCGGGAATATTGATTATTAACGCACTATTAACTATAGGCATTGTTTGGCTTGTGAAAAGCAATCCATACAGCCTATTGCCTGAGGGTGCTTCGGTTTTGGTTCAGGTTGACGCAGAAAAGGCAGTTGGACTTTCAAAGCAGCCGGACGGGAAGTACGCAATTGATGATGCGGGAACACCATTTTTTCCATTGAAAAGTGGGGCAGACGGAAGACCCTTGCATCAGTACAATGCTTTTGATATTTACCTTACACCGGTAATCTTGATTAGCTTATTGAATATTCTGGTAATAATCGCATACAGCTTATTCTTCTCGCACAGAATGGCAGGTCCTGTTCATAGGATTAAAATGTCTCTCGAGGACTATGTTGCAGGAAAGCAGGTTGGATATATCAAACTTCGTAAAAATGACCATTTTAGTGAATTGGCTGACCTACTGAATAAGGCGTTAAAATTGGAGGAAAAGAAGAAAAATGGGTAA
- the fumC gene encoding class II fumarate hydratase — MSKRIETDSMGEIEVDSSKYWGAQTERSLHHFHIGTDKFPREMIRALGILKKSAAIVNSELGILPKEKCELIVKASDEVISGKLDEHFPLSIWQTGSGTQTNMNANEVISNRAIEISGGVMGTKKPIHPNDDVNKAQSSNDTFPTAMHIATAEQLMKKLIPAVKILRDTLKTKSEKFKDIIKIGRTHLQDATPLTLGQEFSGYVQQLTYGIKRIEKVLPSVYRLALGGTAVGTGLNTHPDFAVKAAKQIAKETGLDFITAENKFESLAAHDSLVEVSGVLKTLASSLMKIANDIRWLASGPRCGIGEIIIPENEPGSSIMPGKVNPTQSEAMTMVASQVIANDVAVNIGGASGNFELNVFKPLIIFNVLNSIRLLSDSCVCFEEFCARGIEPAKEKIDYNLHNSLMLVTALNPHIGYDNAAKIAKTAHKDNSTLLEAGKKLGLLDEKKFNEWVRPEKMIQPGL, encoded by the coding sequence ATGAGTAAAAGAATAGAAACAGACTCAATGGGAGAAATCGAAGTTGACTCTTCTAAATATTGGGGAGCACAAACCGAAAGGTCATTACACCATTTTCATATAGGTACAGATAAGTTTCCAAGAGAGATGATAAGGGCCTTGGGTATTTTAAAAAAATCGGCAGCGATCGTAAATTCGGAGCTTGGAATTTTACCCAAAGAGAAATGTGAATTAATTGTGAAAGCTTCTGACGAAGTGATTTCTGGGAAGTTAGACGAGCATTTTCCTTTATCGATTTGGCAGACAGGTTCTGGCACTCAAACCAATATGAACGCGAATGAGGTGATTTCCAATAGAGCAATAGAGATTTCTGGTGGTGTGATGGGAACTAAAAAGCCAATTCATCCAAACGACGATGTAAACAAAGCCCAAAGTTCAAACGATACATTCCCAACAGCAATGCACATTGCAACTGCCGAGCAATTGATGAAGAAACTGATTCCCGCAGTAAAAATTTTAAGAGATACCCTTAAAACTAAATCAGAAAAATTTAAAGATATAATTAAAATTGGAAGAACCCATTTACAAGATGCGACCCCTCTTACCTTAGGTCAGGAATTTTCCGGTTATGTTCAACAACTTACTTATGGAATAAAGAGGATAGAAAAAGTACTTCCTTCTGTTTACAGACTTGCGTTAGGCGGAACTGCTGTCGGTACTGGTTTAAACACCCATCCTGATTTTGCTGTAAAAGCTGCGAAGCAGATCGCAAAAGAAACCGGTCTTGACTTTATAACTGCCGAGAATAAATTTGAAAGTTTAGCTGCACACGATTCTTTAGTGGAGGTTAGTGGAGTACTAAAGACCTTGGCAAGCTCACTTATGAAGATTGCAAACGACATTCGTTGGTTGGCATCTGGGCCTAGATGTGGGATTGGTGAGATTATAATTCCTGAAAACGAGCCCGGCTCATCTATTATGCCTGGCAAGGTAAATCCTACTCAGTCTGAGGCAATGACAATGGTTGCAAGCCAAGTAATAGCCAATGATGTTGCGGTAAACATTGGAGGTGCATCGGGGAATTTTGAATTGAATGTTTTTAAGCCTTTGATAATTTTTAATGTGTTAAATTCTATTCGATTGCTATCAGACTCTTGCGTGTGTTTTGAAGAATTTTGTGCAAGGGGGATAGAGCCTGCTAAAGAAAAAATTGACTACAATTTACACAATTCTTTGATGCTTGTAACTGCGCTAAACCCACATATTGGTTACGACAATGCAGCTAAAATCGCAAAGACTGCTCACAAAGATAATTCTACTCTTTTAGAAGCCGGTAAAAAACTTGGCTTACTCGATGAGAAAAAATTTAATGAGTGGGTTCGTCCCGAAAAAATGATTCAGCCCGGTTTATAA
- a CDS encoding PilZ domain-containing protein encodes MEKELTDPESINKVVNSLFGIVPVSILTDHGEFPIKIIALRPQGLVVRSPKIAFNTRERKLSIVHNNHLIIGEFLFVGGDEVSGVEVLKPYRMIIGPAVRRNERISLPDGSIDSVFVTNIINQSDVLKALKFDDKNMESILQTNLVKLKKTFGNGYIYLSDKMDNRLRLMMSFDRPIFIPDRNDKDSIPNDMFPYEEYLQILKIAKLQDKFISEITIPMKYKGYVPLGYIQVFGENCLDTKSFNEINILATSVKKEIIQTGIFQESKEICEVSDLNSHGISFLHSPTRMMNRSFTNGATVIFDLQFSQNMRNSYRAVIKNIKSTEKLFRLGCEFYPSRVDEMKSLESYLASKSPQTETEPAEENEQD; translated from the coding sequence ATGGAAAAAGAGCTGACAGACCCGGAAAGTATAAATAAAGTAGTGAATTCTTTATTTGGAATTGTTCCCGTTAGCATATTAACTGACCACGGTGAATTTCCAATTAAAATCATTGCTCTTCGCCCCCAAGGGCTTGTTGTTCGCTCACCCAAAATTGCATTCAACACAAGAGAAAGAAAATTATCAATTGTCCACAACAACCATCTAATTATCGGTGAATTTTTATTTGTAGGTGGAGATGAGGTTTCTGGAGTTGAAGTATTAAAACCTTATAGGATGATCATTGGTCCGGCAGTCAGAAGAAATGAAAGAATTTCACTTCCAGACGGAAGTATTGATTCTGTGTTTGTTACGAACATTATAAATCAGTCAGATGTATTAAAAGCACTTAAATTTGATGATAAAAATATGGAATCTATCTTGCAGACTAATTTAGTGAAATTAAAAAAAACTTTTGGGAATGGATATATTTATTTATCCGACAAAATGGACAATCGTCTTCGATTGATGATGAGTTTTGACAGGCCAATTTTTATTCCAGACAGAAATGATAAAGATTCTATTCCAAATGATATGTTTCCGTATGAAGAATATCTACAAATACTAAAAATTGCAAAACTACAAGATAAATTTATTTCTGAAATCACCATTCCCATGAAATATAAAGGTTACGTTCCACTGGGGTATATTCAGGTTTTTGGGGAAAATTGTTTAGATACAAAATCATTCAATGAAATAAATATTTTAGCTACATCCGTTAAAAAAGAAATTATACAAACCGGAATATTTCAAGAATCAAAAGAAATCTGTGAAGTATCTGATCTTAATTCACATGGTATAAGTTTTTTGCATTCCCCTACCAGAATGATGAATCGAAGTTTTACAAATGGGGCTACTGTTATATTTGATTTACAGTTTTCACAAAATATGAGGAATTCTTACCGAGCTGTAATTAAAAATATAAAGTCAACAGAAAAGTTATTCCGTTTAGGGTGTGAGTTTTACCCTTCAAGGGTAGATGAAATGAAATCGCTTGAAAGCTACCTTGCTTCTAAATCTCCTCAAACAGAAACAGAACCTGCTGAAGAAAATGAACAAGATTGA
- a CDS encoding YegS/Rv2252/BmrU family lipid kinase, which yields MKRIVILNPKSKHGHAQKVFESKKKELINDLGEFTIYYTTGPKDCTEKVRNVLLKKEFDQILIAGGDGSVNEAVNGYFQDGKAIKTKIPIGIINLGTGGDFIKSVEKKSKGYKEALIKNTYRMIDCGVTTLDKTKDPIYFINISSIGMGGEVNRQLKESSFQMGIAAYFYHTLSVLYKYDPPNCKIKYRSPDGKWNEFEFGLTNLFVCNSEYNGGGMWWAPKANFEDGVFDIVLVSKVPKLKLVATSHKVYTGKVSSMPGVKEFQATEVLVIPERTVSQEIDGEVREIDFLKKHDFYFKILPKSIPVIM from the coding sequence ATGAAAAGAATAGTAATACTGAATCCTAAAAGTAAACATGGTCATGCTCAGAAAGTTTTTGAATCTAAGAAAAAAGAGTTAATAAATGATTTGGGTGAGTTTACAATATACTATACTACAGGTCCTAAAGATTGTACTGAAAAAGTCAGAAATGTTTTATTGAAGAAAGAATTCGATCAAATACTCATTGCTGGTGGGGACGGGTCTGTAAATGAAGCTGTAAACGGATATTTTCAAGACGGGAAAGCTATTAAAACTAAAATTCCAATAGGGATCATAAATTTAGGTACAGGTGGGGATTTTATAAAATCTGTTGAAAAAAAATCGAAGGGTTATAAAGAAGCACTTATAAAAAATACCTATAGGATGATCGATTGTGGTGTGACAACCCTCGACAAAACTAAGGATCCAATTTATTTTATAAATATTTCTTCTATAGGGATGGGTGGAGAAGTAAATCGTCAACTGAAAGAATCTTCCTTTCAGATGGGTATAGCCGCTTACTTTTACCACACTTTAAGCGTATTGTATAAGTATGATCCACCAAATTGTAAAATTAAATATAGGTCTCCCGATGGTAAGTGGAATGAATTTGAGTTCGGCTTGACAAATTTATTCGTTTGTAACTCGGAATACAATGGTGGTGGTATGTGGTGGGCTCCAAAAGCAAACTTTGAAGACGGGGTCTTCGATATTGTGCTTGTATCAAAAGTTCCTAAATTAAAACTAGTTGCTACCTCTCACAAGGTATATACAGGCAAGGTAAGCTCTATGCCCGGGGTAAAAGAGTTTCAAGCAACTGAAGTCTTGGTTATACCCGAAAGAACTGTATCTCAAGAGATTGACGGAGAAGTGAGAGAAATTGATTTTCTAAAAAAGCACGATTTTTATTTTAAAATTCTACCAAAATCAATTCCAGTTATAATGTAA
- a CDS encoding DUF1564 family protein: MNPQKFTETQSSLLVPAKYMDEFNRRTTGFSRRKYLHALLNRYRNVILWGTFEKMERVKKAYQEVGQNLQKKNFTPNNEDWIELGILADWLGTTKTALFTLLLVLDLAEWDIILPSRFFENGVPTPVTTIAGGAYLSKRKTIRYDRLKRQKPK, translated from the coding sequence ATGAACCCACAAAAATTTACAGAAACCCAATCGAGCTTGCTTGTTCCAGCAAAATATATGGACGAGTTCAATAGAAGAACGACGGGGTTTTCGAGACGAAAATATTTGCACGCATTGCTGAACAGATACAGAAATGTGATTCTTTGGGGGACTTTTGAGAAGATGGAGAGGGTAAAGAAAGCGTATCAAGAGGTCGGGCAAAATTTGCAGAAGAAGAATTTTACCCCAAATAACGAGGACTGGATTGAATTGGGGATTCTTGCAGACTGGCTTGGTACCACAAAGACCGCTCTTTTTACTCTTCTGTTGGTGCTTGACCTTGCCGAATGGGACATAATTCTCCCCAGCAGATTCTTCGAGAATGGAGTTCCCACCCCGGTAACCACGATTGCGGGGGGAGCTTACCTTTCCAAGAGAAAAACAATCCGCTACGATAGACTAAAACGACAAAAGCCAAAGTAA
- a CDS encoding STAS domain-containing protein — protein sequence MKMLSTDIKIENGVCVISVNGNISMKHAILLKELIIKQADIGYLDIILDFGKEVYLDSSGIGAIFNSQKYLAERNGSLKIKNVSQDVMTILRIANLDKHLNIIK from the coding sequence GTGAAAATGTTAAGTACTGATATTAAAATAGAAAACGGGGTTTGTGTGATTTCGGTCAACGGAAATATCAGCATGAAGCATGCAATTCTTTTAAAAGAGTTAATTATTAAACAAGCAGATATCGGATATTTAGACATAATTCTGGACTTTGGAAAAGAAGTGTATTTGGATTCATCTGGAATAGGTGCTATATTTAATTCTCAGAAGTACTTGGCAGAAAGGAATGGAAGCCTGAAAATAAAGAATGTAAGTCAAGACGTTATGACAATTTTACGCATTGCAAACTTAGATAAACATTTAAACATAATCAAATAA
- the glpK gene encoding glycerol kinase GlpK produces the protein MSEYILGIDAGTTGIRTFCFDKKGKVISSAYEEFKQYFPKPSWVEHDAEEIWSKTEKLISAAIKKGKLKPQNAVAIGITNQRETTVLFDKKSGKPIHKAIVWQCRRTSSYCQELKKQGFEETFRNKTGLVLDAYFSGTKIKWILDNVKGAREKADRGEILFGTIDTYLLYRLTKCTSHKTDHTNASRTLIFNIEKKEWDKDLLKILNLPSTILPEAHNSKFLFGKTKGVKNLPDGIPISSLVGDQQGALFGQLCTEVGEAKNTYGTGCFLLFNTGNEFKISKSGLLTTLACGPDGSTVYALEGSVFIGGAVVQFLRDNLKFFKNSKDTEKIIQSLKTEDDLVFVPAFAGLGAPHWDMDARGAIFGLSRDTTPAQITRAALKSIALQSYDLVKAMENDIGKPLKMLRVDGGATSNSYLMQFQSDILGKEVIRPANVDTTVLGAAYLAGIETGFYTSVSSLKKNETKSTIFKPKMKIEDREKELKKWERGISRTKST, from the coding sequence ATGAGTGAATATATTTTAGGAATAGATGCAGGTACTACAGGGATTAGAACTTTTTGCTTTGATAAAAAAGGGAAAGTAATATCAAGTGCTTACGAAGAGTTTAAACAATATTTTCCAAAGCCAAGTTGGGTAGAGCACGACGCAGAAGAAATTTGGTCTAAAACCGAAAAGCTCATCTCGGCTGCAATTAAAAAAGGGAAACTTAAACCTCAAAATGCAGTCGCAATCGGAATTACAAACCAAAGAGAGACTACAGTACTATTCGATAAAAAATCAGGAAAACCAATTCACAAAGCAATTGTTTGGCAGTGCAGAAGGACTTCTTCCTATTGTCAGGAATTAAAAAAACAAGGATTTGAAGAGACTTTCAGAAATAAAACAGGGCTTGTTTTGGACGCATACTTTAGCGGCACAAAGATCAAGTGGATTTTAGACAACGTAAAAGGCGCAAGAGAAAAAGCAGATAGAGGAGAAATTTTATTTGGTACAATTGACACTTACTTACTGTACAGACTGACGAAATGCACATCTCACAAAACAGACCACACTAACGCATCCCGAACTCTAATTTTTAATATTGAAAAAAAAGAATGGGACAAGGACTTGCTGAAAATTCTAAATCTCCCATCTACAATCTTACCAGAAGCTCACAACTCTAAGTTTTTATTCGGTAAAACTAAAGGGGTGAAAAACCTCCCTGATGGAATTCCGATTTCTTCACTTGTAGGCGATCAACAAGGTGCACTTTTTGGTCAATTGTGTACTGAGGTAGGAGAGGCAAAAAATACTTATGGGACAGGGTGTTTTTTATTATTCAATACCGGAAATGAATTTAAAATTTCTAAATCTGGACTTTTGACTACTCTCGCTTGTGGCCCGGATGGAAGCACTGTTTACGCATTGGAAGGCTCTGTATTTATAGGAGGGGCTGTAGTACAATTTTTAAGAGATAATTTAAAATTTTTCAAAAACTCCAAAGACACCGAAAAGATTATTCAATCCCTAAAAACAGAAGACGACTTAGTGTTCGTTCCGGCTTTTGCAGGCCTTGGTGCTCCACACTGGGATATGGATGCTAGAGGTGCAATTTTTGGTTTATCCAGAGACACTACGCCTGCTCAAATCACAAGAGCTGCACTAAAATCTATTGCACTTCAATCTTATGACCTTGTAAAAGCAATGGAAAACGATATAGGAAAACCCCTAAAAATGCTCAGGGTAGATGGTGGAGCAACTTCTAACTCATACCTCATGCAATTTCAATCTGATATTCTCGGAAAAGAAGTGATTCGCCCTGCTAATGTAGATACTACTGTGCTCGGTGCAGCCTACCTCGCAGGGATAGAGACAGGGTTTTATACTTCAGTGAGTTCGCTTAAGAAAAATGAAACTAAGTCCACAATTTTCAAGCCTAAAATGAAAATTGAAGATAGAGAAAAAGAGCTAAAAAAATGGGAAAGGGGAATCTCCAGAACAAAAAGTACCTAA
- a CDS encoding RluA family pseudouridine synthase has translation MNKIEQFSYQIGPNDSGKRLDVFLSQKFNYLSYEQWQREIKNQNIAVSGIPREVSYLLNETDTIIFTPTEIIEREVDGKYQIVFEDEFFLGINKSGNLPVHPSGRYKNNNLASILNSHYNKYLYLVNRIDRETSGIVMFGKTVKAASALQKLFQNREIKKTYIVYVYGKFPEALSAIGFLSKDINSKVIKKKIFLNTATEDKAKRCETHFEKIEEKGTISKLLAYPRTGRIHQIRATLHSLGYPVVGDKIYGRDETVFLEFIESGLKKEHIQKTGGHRQFLHSHRLEFIHPFTNDKTDIFCSEPQDMMLND, from the coding sequence ATGAACAAGATTGAGCAATTTTCTTATCAGATTGGCCCAAATGACTCAGGAAAGCGACTCGATGTATTTCTTTCTCAGAAGTTCAATTACCTATCTTATGAGCAATGGCAAAGAGAAATTAAAAATCAAAATATAGCTGTGTCCGGCATTCCAAGAGAAGTCTCTTATCTATTGAATGAAACCGATACGATTATTTTTACTCCTACTGAAATTATTGAACGAGAGGTAGATGGAAAATATCAAATAGTTTTTGAAGATGAATTTTTTCTCGGTATTAATAAAAGCGGAAATTTACCTGTACATCCATCAGGGCGTTATAAAAACAATAATCTTGCTTCAATACTCAATAGCCACTATAATAAATATTTATATTTAGTTAATCGAATAGATCGTGAAACTTCAGGAATAGTAATGTTTGGAAAAACAGTTAAGGCTGCGAGTGCTCTTCAAAAATTATTTCAAAACAGAGAAATCAAAAAAACTTACATAGTCTATGTCTATGGAAAATTTCCCGAAGCCTTATCCGCTATTGGTTTTTTATCCAAAGATATAAATTCAAAAGTTATCAAGAAAAAAATATTTTTGAATACTGCAACCGAGGATAAAGCAAAAAGATGTGAAACTCATTTTGAAAAAATTGAAGAAAAAGGTACAATCTCAAAATTGCTTGCCTACCCGAGAACCGGCAGGATTCATCAAATTCGTGCAACTCTTCATTCTCTTGGGTATCCAGTAGTAGGAGATAAAATTTATGGACGAGACGAAACTGTGTTTTTAGAATTTATTGAGTCTGGATTAAAAAAAGAGCATATTCAAAAAACTGGAGGGCATAGACAATTTCTCCACTCACATAGATTAGAGTTCATCCACCCTTTTACAAATGATAAAACAGATATTTTTTGTAGTGAGCCTCAAGACATGATGCTTAACGACTAA
- a CDS encoding MBL fold metallo-hydrolase, with translation MRIKFWGVRGSIASPIKGSLIREKIENILSIATPVDIQSKGNIQKFLDSLSFSQINTYGGNTTCLEIRDKDDNLIIIDGGTGLRELGNSLLSQGFLVGQGRAYWVFTHTHWDHIQGIPFFVPLYIPGNQFEIYTSMQNLEERLKYQHPATHFPVPFEGLRATKSFHFIEEGQNFEIGKNITSVTKAVRHPGGNFAYKFKEDGKMLIFASDSEFNIDEMENIEDYLEFFKDADVLVFDTQYTFEESLQKIDWGHSSASIATDIALKANVKKLVMFHHDPSYNDDKLDAVYLRALKYKEMLDKNNALEIIMAYEGLEIVI, from the coding sequence ATGCGTATAAAATTCTGGGGTGTAAGAGGTTCTATTGCTTCTCCTATCAAAGGGAGTCTAATTAGAGAAAAAATTGAAAATATTCTATCCATTGCAACTCCCGTAGATATTCAAAGCAAAGGAAATATCCAGAAATTTTTAGATTCACTCTCATTTTCTCAAATCAACACCTATGGTGGGAATACTACTTGTCTTGAGATACGAGACAAGGACGATAACCTGATCATCATCGACGGTGGCACTGGACTTAGAGAACTCGGAAACTCATTGCTATCCCAAGGTTTTCTTGTAGGCCAAGGTAGAGCCTACTGGGTATTTACCCATACCCATTGGGATCATATCCAAGGAATTCCTTTTTTTGTGCCACTATATATTCCTGGAAATCAGTTTGAAATTTATACCTCGATGCAAAACTTAGAAGAAAGATTAAAATACCAACACCCGGCTACCCATTTCCCTGTTCCTTTTGAAGGGCTTCGCGCTACAAAATCTTTTCATTTTATTGAAGAAGGTCAAAATTTTGAAATAGGTAAAAATATCACCAGTGTTACAAAAGCAGTTCGCCATCCCGGTGGAAACTTTGCATACAAATTCAAAGAAGATGGTAAGATGTTGATTTTTGCCTCAGACTCGGAATTCAATATCGACGAAATGGAAAACATTGAAGACTATTTAGAATTTTTTAAAGATGCAGATGTTTTAGTCTTTGACACACAATATACTTTTGAAGAATCTCTCCAAAAAATAGACTGGGGGCATAGCTCGGCATCTATCGCTACAGATATTGCACTCAAAGCCAATGTAAAAAAATTGGTTATGTTTCACCACGACCCCTCATACAACGACGATAAGTTAGACGCTGTGTATTTAAGGGCTTTAAAATACAAAGAGATGCTCGACAAAAATAATGCTTTAGAAATTATCATGGCTTATGAAGGATTAGAAATTGTTATTTAA